The Aspergillus luchuensis IFO 4308 DNA, chromosome 7, nearly complete sequence genome has a segment encoding these proteins:
- a CDS encoding NRDE family protein (COG:S;~EggNog:ENOG410PNAQ;~InterPro:IPR008551;~PFAM:PF05742), whose protein sequence is MCIALLSTAHPSYPLIIVNNRDEYIRRPTSPADWWPSPESNILGGRDLAREPHGTWMGVTREGKVAVLTNYRENTSEQAIGAKSRGAIVCSWLGAPSDEKRSTREYVQDMVASPTARNVGGFSLLCGYINEPLAIVSNRSSTMDQIAWVATKSGQTLGLSNTVFEDRTWPKILDGERLMNEAIATHVQAGEDEDALITRFLDMLSTNTLPKLSEDATAEDYLPYFRKSIFIPVLGAHEKPPKPAGTVSPACADSTHANGAAGGGHHAMDLSFLHGPYGTQQQTVVLVSDDGRVRYFERTLYDNDANVIPIGQGDRSFEFHVGQHSNEADRIS, encoded by the exons ATGTGTATCGCGCTATTATCCACCGCACATCCTTCCTATCCCTTGATCATCGTCAACAACAGGGAT GAATACATACGTCGACCGACATCTCCCGCTGACTGGTGGCCTTCACCAGAGTCCAATATCTTAGGTGGCCGTGATCTAGCACGAGAGCCACATGGAACATGGATGGGGGTGACCAGAGAAGGCAAAGTGGCAGTATTGACCAACTACCGCGAAAATACATCAGAACAAGCCATTGGGGCGAAGAGTCGGGGAGCCATTGTATGTAGCTGGCTTGGTGCGCCTTCTGACGAGAAGCGGTCAACCCGGGAATATGTGCAGGATATGGTTGCGAGTCCCACCGCCAGGAATGTCGGTGGGTTCAGCCTGCTCTGTGGATACATCAATGAGCCCCTGGCAATCGTCTCCAATCGCTCATCCACCATGGATCAAATTGCATGGGTCGCCACGAAATCGGGCCAGACGTTGGGCCTCAGTAACACAGTCTTCGAGGATCGCACATGGCCTAAGATCCTTGACGGCGAAAGACTAATGAATGAAGCCATTGCTACGCACGTGCAGGCtggggaggacgaagatgctCTTATTACCCGATTCCTTGATATGCTGAGCACCAATACCCTCCCAAAGCTCTCAGAAGATGCGACTGCGGAGGACTACCTTCCGTATTTTCGGAAGAGCATCTTTATTCCTGTCCTGGGTGCTCACGAGAAACCCCCCAAGCCGGCAGGCACAGTATCTCCTGCGTGTGCTGATAGCACGCATGCGAATGGTGCTGCGGGCGGGGGGCACCATGCAATGGATCTGTCATTCCTGCATGGGCCTTATGGAACTCAACAACAAACGGTAGTCCTGGTAAGTGACGATGGACGTGTGCGGTATTTTGAACGCACACTATATGACAACGACGCAAACGTGATCCCCATCGGTCAGGGTGATCGATCATTCGAATTTCATGTCGGTCAACACAGCAACGAAGCCGACAGAATCTCATGA
- a CDS encoding interferon alpha-inducible IFI6/IFI27 family protein, producing the protein MRSKCALPQPLCTSPLSLYRKAQPNQHHHVDTDSLASQLATNNNSYLPLPQGSGKNHQRSPQAPPPLNAAPSHLNMQLTTFLFTLVHLLALTSAAMTGNFMGLGSVFNTTQTTIQRLQQVAGHLSDTSSLNLTGLNVTNVDLNLNLTQLANRTGSYVDAAKPQIARAGNATKDYVVKHPYQTIFSIVGIVYPGGLLNLVGYGRLGPWAGSLAAWSQSYLGNPVARSVRACLQSAAMNGYAAAPVLNTVRGVLVSAGGYMVWKEGFNNGKGEQQEGNEGKEE; encoded by the exons ATGCGAAGTAAATGCGCCTTGCCGCAGCCTCTCTGCACGAGCCCCCTGTCACTGTACAGAAAAGCCCAACCgaaccaacaccaccacgtAGATACCGACAGCCTTGCGTCGCAGCTGGCTACTAATAACAACTCTTATCTACCCCTCCCTCAAGGCTCAGGAAAAAACCACCAACGATCCCCGCAAGCACCGCCACCGTTGAATGCAGCGCCATCACACTTGAACATGCAACTTaccaccttcctcttcaccctcgtCCATCTCTTAGCGCTCACCTCCGCAGCAATGACAGGCAACTTCATGGGGTTGGGGTCTGTATTTAACACCACACAGACAACCATCCAACGTCTCCAACAAGTAGCAGGACATCTCTCCGATACATCCAGTCTGAATCTTACGGGTCTGAATGTGACGAACGTGGATCTGAATCTGAATCTGACTCAACTCGCCAACCGGACCGGTTCCTACGTGGATGCTGCGAAGCCGCAAATCGCCCGAGCGGGGAATGCGACAAAAGACTATGTTGTGAAACATCCCTACCAGACAATCTTTAGCATCGTGGGTATTGTCTACCCGGGAGGGTTGCTTAACCTGGTGGGATATGGTCGGTTGGGGCCATGGGCAG GGTCGTTGGCAGCATGGAGCCAATCCTACCTGGGAAATCCTGTCGCACGAAGTGTCCGGGCGTGTTTGCAAAGCGCGGCGATGAATGGGTATGCGGCGGCTCCGGTGTTGAACACTGTGCGGGGGGTGTTAGTGTCAGCTGGGGGTTATATGGTGTGGAAGGAGGGGTTCAATAATGGGAAAGGTGAACAACAAGAGGGAAacgaaggaaaggaagaatga
- a CDS encoding HVA22/TB2/DP1 family protein (COG:V;~EggNog:ENOG410PNU1;~InterPro:IPR004345;~PFAM:PF03134;~TransMembrane:2 (i7-26o38-61i)) translates to MFGIIADLLSSIITILLPIFASYKALRTGDPSQLAPWLMYWVVLSAVLMAESWTIFILGWFPFYSWFRLFFFSYLVLPQTQGARSLYQEYVDPFLEHHEREIEEFIGRSHERAKALGLQYFYQALDYVRENILGLPAQRPASPPPPTGPAAYAQSLLSRFNIPTAAGGTAPATGNDWLSAIGSAVASVASGKSAEARGEELSASGTLLPREVASMSRADKAKYISSQRDMLEVLRSALAKEERDLHSAGAEVDDLAYGGAPLRKNRSENSFTHVEHEDTQERSSDAHGRTSSGNWASGWFASGEQAGSSGVDHGNEGARSRAH, encoded by the exons ATGTTCGGTATTATTGCGGACCTTCTGTC CTCAATCATCACGATCCTGCTTCCTATATTTGCTTCCTACAAAGCCCTCCGGACTGGCGACCCTTCCCAGCTGGCACCATGGCTGATGTATTGGGTCGTTCTGTCGGCCGTGCTGATGGCGGAGTCATGGACGATCTTCATTCTGGGATG GTTCCCGTTCTATAGCTGGTTCCgactctttttcttctcctatCTTGTTCTCCCCCAAACGCAGGGAGCTCGGAGTTTATATCAGGAATATGTCGACCCCTTCCTAGAGCACCATGAGCGTGAAATTGAGGAATTCATTGGCCGCAGCCATGAGCGTGCCAAGGCTCTAGGACTTCAGTATTTCTACCAAGCCCTAGACTACGTTCGGGAAAATATTCTGGGCTTGCCGGCCCAACGTCCcgcatctcctccgcccccgACTGGCCCGGCTGCCTATGCGCAGTCGCTCTTGTCCCGGTTCAATATTCCAACTGCCGCTGGAGGCACTGCCCCAGCTACAGGCAACGACTGGCTCTCTGCAATCGGCTCTGCGGTCGCTTCAGTTGCATCTGGCAAGAGTGCTGAAGCACGCGGAGAGGAGCTGTCTGCCAGCGGAACACTACTGCCACGGGAGGTCGCGTCCATGTCCCGTGCGGATAAGGCCAAGTATATCTCGAGCCAAAGAGACATGTTGGAAGTACTGCGTAGCGCtctggccaaggaggagcGCGACCTGCACAGTGCAGGCGCAGAGGTGGATGACCTGGCGTACGGTGGTGCACCGCTGCGAAAGAACCGCAGCGAGAACTCTTTTACTCATGTGGAGCATGAGGATACTCAGGAACGCTCGTCCGATGCGCATGGCCGCACAAGCAGCGGCAACTGGGCCTCTGGTTGGTTTGCAAGTGGGGAGCAAGCTGGATCCTCGGGTGTAGACCATGGGAACGAGGGCGCGAGAAGTCGGGCTCACTGA